A genomic stretch from Empedobacter stercoris includes:
- a CDS encoding 2-oxoglutarate dehydrogenase E1 component, with protein MDRFSFLNAAHLEFIGDLYDQYVQYPDSIEPSWKAFFQGYDFANATYDGEPLFAPAPNKGNQTTQARVNPAVVSQVPDNVQKEFKVINLIDAYRTRGHLFTKTNPVRARRTFEPSLDIKNFGLTDADLGLTFNAGEILGIGGPITLREIIGHLENMYCESIGIEYMYVREPQRINWIQNWLNQNLNQPKLSKEEKERVLEKLNEATAFENFMHTKYVGQKRFSVEGNESLIPALDTLINRSADHGVQEVIVGMAHRGRLNVLANIFGKSYSQIFSEFEGKAFDTDLMAGDVKYHMGSSNQIKALNGKEIKINLAPNPSHLETVDAVVEGITRAKAEEDYKDDYSKIIPILIHGDAAVAGQGIVYEVVQMAGLDGYKTGGTVHVVVNNQIGFTTNYLDARTSTYCTDVAKVTLSPVMHVNSDDVEAVVHAFRFAADYRAQFGSDVFIDLLGYRKYGHNEGDEPKFTQPKLYNVISKHPNPREIYKEQLLKEGVIGEEIVKQKEAEFKALLEKNFEASKEIERNHIFPFMPEEWEGFEIADDAKVFEQANTAYDEAKLKEIAKAVSTVPEGKKLIKKVSRLIEGRGKMIEEDKIDWGLGEALAFGSILTDGRNVRVSGEDVERGTFSHRHAVVKTEDTEEEIILLNHINDEQGQLRIYNSLLSEYAVLGFDYGYAMANPKALTIWEAQFGDFVNGAQIVIDQYISAAEDKWKLQNGLVMLLPHGYEGQGAEHSSARLERFLQMCAGNNMFVANITTPANFFHALRRQVVTDYRKPLVVMSPKSLLRHPSAVSSLADFTNGGFQEIIEDVTVDAKKVKKVVFCSGKIYYDLDKKRQELGDKETAIIRLEQLYPLNEEKVDTIISKFGDARLVWAQEEPENMGAWMYILRKLRKYPFDVVSPAESAATAPGSSKRWAAIYEEVINKVFN; from the coding sequence ATGGATCGTTTTTCGTTTTTAAATGCCGCTCATTTAGAGTTTATAGGCGACTTATATGATCAATACGTCCAATATCCGGATAGTATTGAACCAAGTTGGAAAGCTTTTTTCCAAGGGTATGACTTTGCAAATGCAACATATGATGGAGAGCCATTATTTGCACCAGCACCTAACAAAGGTAATCAAACAACGCAAGCAAGGGTGAATCCTGCCGTTGTTTCTCAAGTTCCAGACAATGTACAAAAGGAGTTTAAAGTGATCAACTTAATTGATGCTTATCGTACTCGTGGACATTTGTTTACAAAAACTAACCCTGTTAGAGCGCGTAGAACTTTTGAGCCTTCATTAGATATCAAAAACTTCGGTTTGACTGATGCTGATTTAGGGTTAACATTCAACGCTGGTGAAATTTTGGGAATCGGTGGGCCAATCACTTTACGTGAAATCATTGGACACTTAGAAAACATGTACTGCGAATCTATCGGAATCGAGTATATGTATGTTAGAGAACCTCAAAGAATTAATTGGATTCAGAATTGGTTAAACCAAAACTTGAATCAACCAAAATTATCGAAAGAGGAGAAAGAGCGTGTATTAGAAAAGTTGAATGAAGCTACTGCTTTTGAGAACTTTATGCACACTAAATATGTTGGACAAAAGCGTTTCTCAGTAGAAGGAAATGAATCATTGATTCCTGCTTTGGATACATTGATTAATCGTTCTGCAGATCACGGTGTACAAGAGGTTATCGTAGGGATGGCTCACCGTGGACGTTTGAATGTTTTGGCTAACATTTTTGGAAAATCATATTCTCAAATCTTCTCAGAATTCGAAGGAAAAGCGTTTGATACAGATTTGATGGCTGGTGATGTTAAATATCACATGGGATCATCTAATCAAATCAAAGCATTGAATGGAAAAGAAATCAAAATCAATTTAGCACCAAATCCATCTCACTTAGAGACTGTAGATGCAGTTGTTGAGGGTATTACACGTGCAAAAGCTGAGGAAGATTATAAAGATGATTATTCTAAAATTATTCCAATCTTAATTCATGGTGATGCTGCTGTAGCTGGACAAGGAATCGTTTACGAAGTTGTTCAAATGGCAGGATTAGACGGATATAAAACAGGTGGTACAGTACACGTTGTTGTAAATAACCAAATCGGATTTACAACAAATTATTTAGATGCCCGTACATCTACTTATTGTACAGATGTTGCGAAAGTAACATTATCTCCTGTAATGCATGTAAATTCTGATGATGTAGAGGCGGTAGTTCATGCTTTCCGTTTTGCAGCAGATTATCGTGCACAATTCGGTTCTGATGTATTCATCGATTTATTAGGATACCGTAAATATGGACATAACGAAGGTGATGAACCAAAATTCACTCAACCTAAATTATATAATGTAATCTCTAAACACCCAAATCCTCGTGAAATTTACAAGGAACAATTATTAAAAGAGGGTGTAATTGGAGAAGAAATTGTAAAACAAAAAGAAGCTGAATTTAAAGCGTTATTAGAAAAAAACTTCGAAGCTTCTAAAGAAATCGAACGTAACCATATCTTCCCTTTTATGCCAGAAGAGTGGGAAGGATTTGAAATTGCTGATGATGCAAAAGTTTTTGAACAAGCAAATACTGCTTACGACGAAGCAAAATTAAAAGAAATTGCAAAAGCTGTTTCTACAGTTCCAGAAGGTAAAAAATTAATCAAAAAAGTTTCTCGTTTAATTGAAGGACGAGGAAAAATGATTGAGGAAGATAAAATTGACTGGGGATTAGGAGAAGCTTTAGCTTTCGGTTCTATCTTAACAGACGGACGTAATGTACGTGTTTCTGGAGAAGATGTAGAGCGTGGAACATTCTCTCACCGTCATGCGGTTGTAAAAACTGAAGACACAGAAGAAGAAATTATTTTATTAAACCATATTAATGATGAGCAAGGTCAATTAAGAATCTATAATTCATTATTATCTGAGTATGCAGTTTTAGGTTTTGATTATGGATATGCAATGGCTAATCCAAAAGCATTAACAATTTGGGAAGCTCAGTTTGGAGATTTCGTGAATGGAGCACAAATTGTAATCGATCAATACATTTCTGCAGCTGAAGATAAATGGAAATTACAAAACGGTTTAGTGATGTTATTGCCTCATGGATATGAAGGACAAGGAGCAGAGCACTCTTCAGCACGTTTAGAGCGTTTCTTACAAATGTGTGCTGGTAACAATATGTTTGTTGCAAACATCACAACTCCAGCGAACTTCTTCCATGCATTAAGAAGACAAGTCGTTACTGATTACCGTAAACCATTGGTTGTCATGTCTCCAAAATCTTTATTACGTCATCCGTCAGCTGTATCATCATTAGCAGATTTCACAAATGGAGGTTTCCAAGAAATCATCGAAGATGTAACAGTAGATGCTAAGAAAGTGAAAAAAGTAGTTTTCTGTTCAGGTAAAATCTACTATGACTTAGACAAAAAACGCCAAGAATTAGGAGATAAAGAAACTGCAATTATTCGTTTAGAACAATTATATCCATTAAACGAAGAAAAAGTAGATACTATCATCTCTAAATTTGGTGATGCTAGATTGGTTTGGGCACAAGAAGAGCCAGAAAACATGGGAGCTTGGATGTATATCTTACGTAAATTAAGAAAATATCCATTCGACGTAGTTTCACCAGCAGAAAGTGCAGCAACAGCACCAGGTTCAAGCAAACGTTGGGCTGCAATTTACGAAGAGGTAATTAATAAAGTATTCAATTAA